The Paraburkholderia caffeinilytica genome segment TGTTGCCGTCCTTGGCCAGATCACGAAAGTCGGCTTCGAATACCAGACCATAGCCGTACCCACTTGGGACTATTCTTGGCGCGCGTTCGGGCGCAGCCATTGATAGCGTGAAACTGTTGCAACCACATTCGCACACTTTGACGATGCCCGCGTTCGTGAACCGGGCCGCGAGCGCTTCGCGATTTGGGAATTGGCAACGCTCCAGGATAAATGCAATCCAGGCGGCGGCGCGGTGAACGTCATTCTTCGCGTGGCTCATAGAAGAGGGGCGGTGCAAATGTCAGGTGTTGTCGGCGCGGGAGGTTTTGCGTTTGACGGCCCATTTGTAGCGTTCAACCAGTCGGGCAGCAGCGGCCAGAGCTTGCTCCCGCCAACGATCCTCGACGGCTCGAATGTGGATATCCTCGCGCGCCAACGCATAAGGGGCCCAATGCGCTCGAACTTCGCCCACAGGCAAATGATTGCTCTCCGACGTAATGGCGCGGAACAACTGGAACTCAGGTTCGTTTTCGGCCCTTGTCCAGGAAGCGAGAGGACACATTGCACGAGCCGTTTCGATCACGCCCAATCTACCGCTAAGCAAATCCTTTGCTCGGGCGTGAATCTTTCGGCAATGCTTTCGCCAGAGCGCCTCGTTTGTAATTCCCATTGGCGTCGGGAAAGTTGGTTCCATCGGCTTCCTGTAGTTGATCCGGAATTAAGCCATTCGTCGAGGGCGATTCGTACGTGGACGTCGAGCGTTCGAAATGGCGGCTAAAGCCGCCATGATCATGCTTAGTGTTGTGTTTCGTCAGTTGGCTCGAGGGCGTTCGGCAACTTCAGTAACTTGTTTCCTTGACCGCCGTGCCATCAGCGATCCTGCGAGCATTCCGCGATACAAACCCACATCAGTCTTGGCCCGTCGCTCCGACTGACACGCTATTCCTTCCAGCGCAAGGATCAATTGCTCGTTGTCATCCGCTGACCAGCCGCCAATCCGGACCGACTGCGCAATGGCCGCTAACCGTCCAAATTGCTGGACATAAAATTCCCCCGCGCTTGCCGCTGCATCGAGCAGACCTTCGATAAACTCATCGTGCGTACGGGGTTTGGAAAGAGACGAAGGGGTATTTGAAGAAGTCACAAGACACTCCCGTTACATGATTGAGCCGCTATCGCGCGGCCATGTGCGGGTAGGTGATTCGAGCTGTCAAACTCGGCCACCTTTGTCCAGGCGACATCCAAAAGTATAAATCACCGCACCCAGCTAGAGATCAACCATCCAGGCAAATCGGAATCTTCTTCACGCCCCTTGCGGTTCATAGATACGCAAGTAGGATCGCGCGTCTCACAACCGAACGAGGCAGCGTTTCACCCGCCCCGACGGTGTCCGTCGAATCGCATCAAGTCAACCCATAACCCCCGCCTCAAAAGCCGTGCCAAACAGAAAGCGTCGCACCCGTATCGTGCGAATGGAGAACCGCAACCCGTGCCGTTCCAGAAAAGACCCAGTCGTCGACGATCAACGACAACCTTCGCTGCGGTTGCGCGCCGAGCGTTAGAGTCGCGTTTGGCAACTGGACTATTGAGAGCTGCGGCGCGGTCGATGGCCCCAGATTGAGATAACTCGATGCCTGCTGCGGCGCCGCCTCAGGCGTTGGCGTTGGCCTGGCATTCCCGGCGGCAAATCGAAAATCGCGGGTCGCCTGCGTGCTATAGAAACTTTCGATCTGCGCGTAAAACGGCTTTCTCCGATCCGACTGATATTCCATGTCATAGCGGTGCAAATACCGTTGCGGTTCCGGAATGGGCGGAACAACCGTCTCGGGTAGCGACGCGATACTCGCAACGGTCATCTCTTCGGCCGAATCGATGACAAGGTCGCCCGCGAACGCATATTGGCTCAGCATAAAAAATATTGCGCCGACAATCCTTTCGCTCAGGCAGGTCATGACCATGCCTCCAATGAAGGAATTGAAACGTCACGTTACTGACCGTTACGCCTAAGTGGACCGCCGACCGCCCCTGCAGTTTTGCTTTAATCAATACATTGTAGTCAGCCCTTCGCTTCTGGCTAGCAATGTATGCAGCGCCCTCCGTGCTCCGGAGATTGAGGTGGGACGCGGTACGGCCTGGCGCACGAATTGAAAGCAATTAGAAATAAATATGACGCTTTTTTGTCAGAAACATTCCCGACTGAATTCGATGTGCGCAGCCACTGCCTATTAGATCGATTCGCGTTCTCGATCCGCCGAACGACGGTGAAAAATAAGTGGCACTTCCCGAGTCGTCTGAGTGCCTGTAAAGTCATACAGCGTTTTCGCGTCGGGTCTAAAAATACCGACACCAAACGCATAGCCACAACGATGTCCCGAATAGTTTGCAAGACCGGTGTTGTAAAACAGGCTTCAAAAGGGGATTCACATGTCAGTCGGCAATTCGGTCGTTGACACGACCAAAAGCAGCACGAAATACAAAGTCATCAAGTGGTCGATTATCGGGTTGTGCATTGCTATCGGCGCACCGCTCGCCATTTTGCTGGTCAAGGGCCTGGTCGGCCTGATCCTCGCGGCGGTGATCGGGCTTGCGGCGATCAACTTCGGTCCCGTGCTCGCCATGAAGTTCGCGAACCAGAAGGTCAAGATGTTCGTGAACGAAGCGAAGTCGAACCCGATCGAGACGCTCTATAACGAGCTGGCCGAAAAGCAGGAAGGCGCCGAGCGGTTCAAGAAGAGCATCACCGACTTCCGCACCGAAGTAAAAAACTTCGAAGATAAAACCGCGCAGTTCAAAAAGCAGTATCCCGAAGACGCCGCGCGTTTCGAAACCCAACTCGCGACGATGAAAAAACTGCTGGCGTTTCGCGAGGGGCGCTATAAGCAGGTACAGGACGAACTCAAGCGATTTTCCGACGCGATCGACCGGGCCAAAGCACTGTGGGATATGTCGCAATCCGCGCAACGCATGAACAAGATTGCCGGCATGCAATCCAGCGACACGTTCGCGCAAATCAAGACGGACGCCGCGCTCGATTCCGTGATGAACTCGGTCAACAAGGCATTTTCCGAAATGGAAACGTCGCTGATGGAAAGCGCGGAAGTGCAGCAAGCCAAGGCCGCTACCGAGCTGGGCGCGATCAATCCGCCCGCCCAGCAACTGGGCTCGCCCGCAGCGCCCAAATAATCAGGCGCGCGTCGCTCGACCACTCAACTCGATCGAAAAACAATGAAGAAAATTCTGGCTTCGGTTCTTTTCCTGATCTTGCTCGCTGCCGGTTGGTATATCCACGAGGGCGGCCTGAAAAATCCGCTTAACACCGGCCAGAGCGCCGACAAAGACACCGTCGCGGTGAGCGGCGGAGGGAACGGCGGGGTGAACGGCGGGGTGAACGGGATAGACACCGGCAACCCCGGCAACGCCGACAAAACACCGGCCCCGAGCAACCCGGACGGTTTCGTGCCCAACAAGGACACGCTGAAGTCGATCCTGAGCAACGGCGTCGTACGCGTCAGCGTCGAAAATCCCTCGCGGCCGTTTTACTCGGAAGACAACGGCAAGCCGCAAGGCTTCAACGTCGACTTCGCCAACCTGCTGTTCGCCCAGAAAGAGTTCACCTCGGGCGACCATCCGACCATCGCGGTCGACACGCATCACGGCGTGGACACGTATCCGGCGGTCCCGGATCAACTGACGAAAACCGACAAGCAGGGCAACACCGTCGTCGACGTCGCCATGGACGGCCTGACGTTCCCCGACAACACCCCGAGCGGCGTGGTCTATTCGATTCCCTATGTCGAGGACTTCGGCTATTCGTTGATTGTCGCCAAGGGCTCGCCGGTCCGCTCCGCAGCCGATCTGGCGGGCAAAACGCTCGGAGTGCTGCAGGGCGATCCGGACGTGAAGGCGTTTGTGCAGAAAGCGTTTCCGAATAGCAAAATCGTCGAGCTATCGGATGCGAGCATCGAGGGGCAGCGTTCCTGGATGTCGCACTTCCTGGACGAGCATCAAGTCGACGCCATCGTCTACGACTATCCGTTCGGCGTATCGGAGATCAAGGGCACCGACCTGACGTTCGCGGTCACGAAGCTGGACGGCTCCAACCTCGCGTACAAGATCGGCGTGCGCAAGGAGGACAGCGCGCTGCTGATTTACCTGAACTCCGCGATTGCGAAGGTGAAGCAATCGCCGGCCTATCTGGACCTGCTGCGTAAATACTTCATCAGCGACCAGGTGCTCACCACCGCTGCGACCGGCGGCGAGAAGACCTACGTGGTCCGCTCCGGCGACACGCTGAATGCCATTGCCGCGAGCCAACTGGGAAGCGGCGCGCGGTTTGTGGAGGTGCAGAAGCGCAACAACCTGCCGAACCCGAACCTCATCCTGATCGGGCAGCACCTGATCATTCCGGTGCGCTGACGCGGTAGGTTTTCATGCCGGGCCTTCGCGGCCCGGCGACGCCGAGCGCAGCCATTACAGTACATACATGCGCTGCTCAGCCCGACAATCGAAAACATCAATAAGTTATGCTGACTTATTGCCGGATTCAGACATAACAGCGCTCCTCAGACGGTTCGCTGCCAATGCTGCGGACTCGCGACGCATACGCGTTTCCCGGCTCGGGGAGGCTGTCTGGCGATCCTCTGTACAATTGGACGATCGTCATCATCGACCCACCTCGACCGAATTCATGGCCATTACCTACAAGACTCCTGACGACATCGCCAAGCTGCGCATTTCCGGCCGCCTCGCGGCCGACGTACTGGCGATGATCGGCGAGCACGTCAAGGCCGGTGTCTCCACCGACGAGCTTGACGCACTGTGCAACGACTACATTGTCAATACACAAAAGTCGATTCCGGCAAATGTTGGCTATTTGGGTTTTCCGAAGACGGTATGCACGTCCGTCAACCAGGTGGTGTGCCACGGCATTCCCAACCGCAGCGAAATCCTGAAAGACGGCGACATCATCAATATCGACGTCGCGATCATCAAGGACGGTTATTTTGGCGACACCAGCCGCATGTATTGCGTCGGCCAGCCGAGCACCGTGGCGCGCCAGTTGATCGACACGACCTATGAAGCGATGCTGGCCGGCATTCGCGAGGTCAAGCCAGGCGCTACGCTTGGCGACGTCGGCTACGCCATCCAGAAGGTCGCGCAGCGCGACGGCTTTTCTATCGTGCGTGACTATTGCGGGCACGGCATCGGCCGTGTCTATCACGAAGACCCGCAAGTGTTGCACTACGGTCAGCCGGGCCAGGGCGTGCGTCTGAAGCCGGGCATGGTCTTCACGATCGAGCCCATGATCAACGCGGGCCGCGCCGGCACTGCGGTGCAGCGTGACGGCTGGACGGTGGTCACCAAAGACCGCTCGCTGTCGGCGCAATGGGAGCACATGATCGCCGTGACCGAAGAAGGCTACGAGCTGCTGACGCCGTGGCCGGACGGCACCGGCGCTTACGAAGCGCCTTGAACGCAGTCGCCCGCGCGCCTGACGAACCGGCTATCAAGGCGGCAGGCGTGCGAATTGCTGCGCAGTGGGCGCGCGGCGCCTGCACCTTGAAGCGGCGCTGCGGTTCAATCCGGTAAATAAGGATTTGACTCGCGCGCCGGTTCGGTTAAAGCTACGCCTTAGGGTTTCAAGGGGTTTCCGTCTGCATGAGTCCGTCATTGACCGTTCGCCGTATCGCCGCTGATCAGGGCGCCGTTTTCCGCGAACTCCGTACTGCGTCGCTGCGGGAGGCGCCCTATGCCTTCGGCGAAACGCTAGAGGACGCGCTGTCGGCGGATGCCGCCACGTTCGACGCCACCGCTGCCGACCACGCTGTTTCGTTTGTCTTCGCCAGTTTCATCCTCTATACCGAGGGGCATCCTGCAGGACTGATCGAAGCCTATTTCGACGACTCCGCGGCGCGTCGCGCGTTCGTCTGCGAGTTGTGGGTGGCGCCGGCCGTGCGTCATCTGCGAGGCGGTGAACTGCTGGTCGACACCGCCAGTTCCTGGCTCGCCGGCGAAGGCGCGATGGAAATCTACGCCTGGGTCGCCGACGCCAACCGCAATGCGATGCGCTTTTATGAGGCGCTCGGCTTTGGTCCGACCGGCGAGCACCGGCGCGTCGCACGCGCGCCCGAGCAGGTCGAAAGCCTGCTGGTGCGACACGTGCCGACCACTTCGCAGGTATTTCAGCAGTGATCCCGCGAGCGGCGCGTCTGCCTGCCGCTCACTTCCCATCCCCATCCGCGTCGCTACAGCGTTCATCGCCGAGTTCATGGCCAGATAGGCGGCCTAAGCACGGCCTGAATGGCCGAGGCGTGGCCACGTCATGGGTATTCAGGCCGCAGTGCCGCGTTCTCTCGGCAAAAAAACTCGCTCGTCGCCTGGACGCCTGTAAAATACGCAAAATTTTTTGCCGAACGCTATGTCGCCCAAGAAATCGCCCTTTTTCGAACTCCGCAGCGGCTCTGTCGACACGCTCCTGTTTGTGGTCAAGACAACCGACCTCGACGCAATGCGTGCCGAACTGACCCGGCGCTTCGAGGCGACCCCCGAATTTTTCGCTAACGATGTCGTCGCGATCGACGTGCGCCGGCTCGCCGAGAACGAACGCGTGCCGCTCGCCGACATCGCGCAACTGCTCGACAGCGTACGCATGCGTCCGGTCGGCGTGGTGGCCAACGCGCACCAGACATGGGCAGTGGAATCCGCGCTGCCCTTGCTCGAAGCGCGTGACCGTCGCGGCGCTTCCGCAAAGTCCGCTGACGAAGAAGCCGCCCATGCGGCCGTGACGGCACCGGAAGCGCCCGCCACGAACGCGACGCTGCCGGACGATCTGTTCTCGGCAGCACCCGTAGCGGCCACACCGGCCACAGCCGCCGCGGTCGAACCCGCACCCGCGGCCGAGCCCGTGCGCCTCGCCACGTCGTCGCAAACCACCGTGGTCGACAAGCCGCTGCGCTCGGGCCAGCGCATCTACGCGAAGGGCGATCTGGTCGTGCTCGGTCTGGTGAGCTACGGCGCGGAAGTGATCGCGGAAGGCAACATCCATATTTACGCGCCGCTGCGCGGCCGGGCGTTGGCCGGCGTGCAGGGCAATCACGACGCGCGCATTTTCTGCACGTGTCTCGAACCGGAACTGATCTCGATCGCGGGCATCTATCGTACGACCGAGAACCCGCTGCCGGCCGACGTGCTCGGCAAGCCGGTACAGATCTGGCTCGAAGAAGAAAAGTTGATGATTGAACCGCTGCGGCTCACCTGATCGACGTGAAGCGCGCGCTGCCCTGAACGCACACGGCACGCGGGGCTTCACGGCAAATATGGCCGCACATAACTGACGAAATTGACGAACACAAGGTAAGGGTAATGGCAAAAATCATTGTGGTGACTTCGGGCAAGGGCGGCGTGGGCAAGACGACCACGAGCGCGAGTTTTGCATCGGCCCTCGCACTGCGTGGCAGCAAAACCGCCGTGATCGACTTCGACGTCGGCCTGCGCAATCTCGACCTCATCATGGGCTGTGAGCGCCGTGTGGTGTACGACCTGATCAACGTGATCCAGGGCGAAGCCAATCTGAATCAGGCGCTGATCAAGGACAAGAAGTGCGAGAACCTGTTCATCCTGCCGGCCTCGCAAACGCGCGACAAAGACGCGCTGACCATGGAAGGCGTCGAGAAGGTCATCAACGACCTGATCGCGATGGACTTCGAATTCATCGTCTGCGATTCGCCGGCCGGTATCGAATCGGGCGCGCTGCTCGCCATGCACTTCGCCGACGAAGCGCTGATCGTGACCAATCCGGAAGTCTCCTCGGTGCGTGACTCGGACCGTATCCTCGGCATCCTGTCGTCGAAGACCAAGCGCGCGATCGAAGGCAAGGAGCCGATCAAGGAACACCTGCTGATCACCCGCTACAACCCGAAGCGCGTGAGCGAAGGCGAAATGCTGTCGCTCACCGACATCCAGGAAATTCTGCGCATCGATCTGATCGGCGTGATTCCGGAATCGGAAGCGGTGCTGCATGCGTCGAACCAGGGGCTGCCGGCCGTGCACCTCGACGGAACGGACGTTGCCGAAGCCTATAAAGATGTCGTGTCGCGTTTCCTCGGCGAGCAGAAATCGCTTCGCTTTACCGATTACCAGAAGCCAGGGCTGCTGCAGCGCCTCTTCGGCACCAAGTAAGGGGAGCGCACGTAATGTCGATTCTTTCGTTTTTGCTGGGCGAGAAGAAGAAGTCCGCGTCGGTAGCGAAGGAACGCCTGCAGTTGATCATCGCGCACGAGCGCGCCGGCGGCCATGCGCCTGCCGATTACCTGCCTGCGTTGCAACGCGAACTGGTGGCCGTGATTTCAAAATACGTGAAAATTTCCAACGACGATATTCGCGTGAGCCTGGAACGCCAGGACGACCTCGAAGTGCTCGAGGTCAAGATCGAAATACCGCAGGCGGGTTCCGCTTAACCTGCTGCGCGCTCTGTTTCATTTCGTCGATGTGACGTGATGAGATGGAGCGCGTCGAAATAATCCGTTGCACTTCAACGTGCGCCGTTACACGCGCGCAGTCAGCGTCTTCCTTCCCTCGCGCATTAAACGGATAACGCCGCACTCGGTGTCTATCCAAAGAGGGAAAACATGAACAAGACCTTTCGCTTGCTGATCGCCAACGCTGTTCTGATCGCGGCTGGTGCGTCCGCTGTCGCCTCTGCTTCGGCCGAGGAAATCGTCGTGATCGCGCCGTCCGCACCGCCGGCCGTGCGTTACGAAGCCGTGCCGGCGCCGCGCGTCGGCTATGTGTGGGATCACGGTCATTGGCGTTGGGATCACGGCCGCTATGTGTGGGTCGCGGGCCACTGGCAGGCCGAGCGCGTCGGCTACCACTGGGTGCCGGGCCACTGGGTCGAACACGGCCCGAACTATCGCTGGGTCGAAGGCCACTGGGCGTAAGTCCGCAGGCTCCAGCAGCGTGCGGCACGGCGCGATCCATACCGCGCGTGCCGTTCCCTCCAGTTTGACGATACAGGCGTAGCGCATGCGCCCGGCGTAGCTGCACGCCGGTGTTTCAGAGGAACACGTGATGAAAAAGAATCTGCTTCTGATCGCCGTACTGGCGGTCATGCTCGCCGGTTGCGTGGTCGTGCCGGCGCGGCCGGTTTATATGCGCGCGCCGGCGGTTGTCGTTTACTGACGCGGGGCGCCGTCTTCAGCGGGTGCCTCGCCGGTGATCTCATCGACGGCCGCGGGTTCGGGCGCCTCGACTTCAGGTATTTCAGGTGCTTCAGGCACCGGCGCAGGTGCAGGCTGCGGCAGCGGCGCCATATAGCGCTCCGCCAGCGATTCATACAACGGCGGCGCGAAGAATCGCGCCACGCGGCTCGCAATCAACGCGGTGGCCATCAGCGAAATCACCAGTGCATGACCGTCGATCATTTCCATCACGATCACGAACGACGTAATCGGCGACTGCGTGACGGCGGCCAGATAGCCCACCATCGCGAGGGCGATCAGCATCGGCAATTGCATCGAGTCGAACACCATGTGCAGCAGATTGCCGAAGCCCGCACCGATCGACAGCGACGGCGCGAAGATGCCGCCCGGGATGCCCGGCAGATACGAGCCGACCATCGAGATCATCTTCAGGAACGGATAGAGCACGGACAGGTGCTCATGCCCTTCGAGCAGGCCACGCGCTTCCGCATAGCCGCTGCCGAAAGTCGTGCCGCCGGAGACGAGGCCGGCCAGCGCGATCACGAAACCGCACAGCGCGGCGAACGCGACTGGCCGCTCGCTGTGCAACTGGCGCAGCGGCGCCGGAATCCAGCGCGCGGTGTTCAGCAGCAGCCAGCCGAACACGCCGCCCGCAATACCGGTGACGATTGCCGTGAGCACGACGGCCACCGCCAGCAGATCGGGAAAGTGCGCGCCGATCTGGATGGTGCCGAAATAGGTGTAGTTACCGTTCAGCCCAAGCGCGATCACACCGGCGATGATGATCGCCGTAATCAGCACGCCGCTCGCACGGGCCTCGAAGCTGCGCGTGAGCTCCTCGATTGCGAACACGATGCCCGCCAGTGGCGTATTGAACGCCGCGGACAAACCCGCTGCCGCGCCCGCGAGCACCAGCTGCCGCTCGATCTGCGCGTTCGAGCGCGGATACAGCCGCCGCAGATTGAACATCAGCGCGGCGCCGACCTGCACGGTCGGCCCTTCGCGTCCGATCGTGAAGCCGCCGAGAATCGCCAGAAACGACACGGCGATCTTGCCGAACAGAATCCGGAGCGATAGCAGCCGTGCGCCGTATTCTCCCGGCCTGGCATGCAGGGTGGCGATGACTTGTGGAATGCCGCTGCCTTCGGCGCCGCGGAAGAACTTGCGCGTGAGCCAGACGGCGAGTGCGGCGATCGCTGGCGTGACGATCAACGGCGCCCACTCGTGCTGCTGCTGCATGGTGCGGAATTCGCCGTAGCCCCAATCGATCAACCTTGCATACAGCACCGCCACGAGGCCGACGGCGATCGCGCCGAGCCAGAAGATGCCGTATTGACGCCACAGGCGCCTGGCGCGACGCGCGATGCCGGAAGAGAAGGGAGCGAATGCCCGGTACATGGGGAATGTGCTGGCGCAAAGGGTGAATTATAAAGCGCGCCGTATCGACAAAACGGTATGAAAGTGTTTTGAAATATAGTAAAAAGGAT includes the following:
- a CDS encoding GNAT family N-acetyltransferase: MSPSLTVRRIAADQGAVFRELRTASLREAPYAFGETLEDALSADAATFDATAADHAVSFVFASFILYTEGHPAGLIEAYFDDSAARRAFVCELWVAPAVRHLRGGELLVDTASSWLAGEGAMEIYAWVADANRNAMRFYEALGFGPTGEHRRVARAPEQVESLLVRHVPTTSQVFQQ
- the map gene encoding type I methionyl aminopeptidase; its protein translation is MAITYKTPDDIAKLRISGRLAADVLAMIGEHVKAGVSTDELDALCNDYIVNTQKSIPANVGYLGFPKTVCTSVNQVVCHGIPNRSEILKDGDIINIDVAIIKDGYFGDTSRMYCVGQPSTVARQLIDTTYEAMLAGIREVKPGATLGDVGYAIQKVAQRDGFSIVRDYCGHGIGRVYHEDPQVLHYGQPGQGVRLKPGMVFTIEPMINAGRAGTAVQRDGWTVVTKDRSLSAQWEHMIAVTEEGYELLTPWPDGTGAYEAP
- a CDS encoding transporter substrate-binding and LysM peptidoglycan-binding domain-containing protein, coding for MKKILASVLFLILLAAGWYIHEGGLKNPLNTGQSADKDTVAVSGGGNGGVNGGVNGIDTGNPGNADKTPAPSNPDGFVPNKDTLKSILSNGVVRVSVENPSRPFYSEDNGKPQGFNVDFANLLFAQKEFTSGDHPTIAVDTHHGVDTYPAVPDQLTKTDKQGNTVVDVAMDGLTFPDNTPSGVVYSIPYVEDFGYSLIVAKGSPVRSAADLAGKTLGVLQGDPDVKAFVQKAFPNSKIVELSDASIEGQRSWMSHFLDEHQVDAIVYDYPFGVSEIKGTDLTFAVTKLDGSNLAYKIGVRKEDSALLIYLNSAIAKVKQSPAYLDLLRKYFISDQVLTTAATGGEKTYVVRSGDTLNAIAASQLGSGARFVEVQKRNNLPNPNLILIGQHLIIPVR
- a CDS encoding chloride channel protein, which codes for MYRAFAPFSSGIARRARRLWRQYGIFWLGAIAVGLVAVLYARLIDWGYGEFRTMQQQHEWAPLIVTPAIAALAVWLTRKFFRGAEGSGIPQVIATLHARPGEYGARLLSLRILFGKIAVSFLAILGGFTIGREGPTVQVGAALMFNLRRLYPRSNAQIERQLVLAGAAAGLSAAFNTPLAGIVFAIEELTRSFEARASGVLITAIIIAGVIALGLNGNYTYFGTIQIGAHFPDLLAVAVVLTAIVTGIAGGVFGWLLLNTARWIPAPLRQLHSERPVAFAALCGFVIALAGLVSGGTTFGSGYAEARGLLEGHEHLSVLYPFLKMISMVGSYLPGIPGGIFAPSLSIGAGFGNLLHMVFDSMQLPMLIALAMVGYLAAVTQSPITSFVIVMEMIDGHALVISLMATALIASRVARFFAPPLYESLAERYMAPLPQPAPAPVPEAPEIPEVEAPEPAAVDEITGEAPAEDGAPRQ
- the minC gene encoding septum site-determining protein MinC, encoding MSPKKSPFFELRSGSVDTLLFVVKTTDLDAMRAELTRRFEATPEFFANDVVAIDVRRLAENERVPLADIAQLLDSVRMRPVGVVANAHQTWAVESALPLLEARDRRGASAKSADEEAAHAAVTAPEAPATNATLPDDLFSAAPVAATPATAAAVEPAPAAEPVRLATSSQTTVVDKPLRSGQRIYAKGDLVVLGLVSYGAEVIAEGNIHIYAPLRGRALAGVQGNHDARIFCTCLEPELISIAGIYRTTENPLPADVLGKPVQIWLEEEKLMIEPLRLT
- a CDS encoding YXWGXW repeat-containing protein; this translates as MNKTFRLLIANAVLIAAGASAVASASAEEIVVIAPSAPPAVRYEAVPAPRVGYVWDHGHWRWDHGRYVWVAGHWQAERVGYHWVPGHWVEHGPNYRWVEGHWA
- the minD gene encoding septum site-determining protein MinD, translating into MAKIIVVTSGKGGVGKTTTSASFASALALRGSKTAVIDFDVGLRNLDLIMGCERRVVYDLINVIQGEANLNQALIKDKKCENLFILPASQTRDKDALTMEGVEKVINDLIAMDFEFIVCDSPAGIESGALLAMHFADEALIVTNPEVSSVRDSDRILGILSSKTKRAIEGKEPIKEHLLITRYNPKRVSEGEMLSLTDIQEILRIDLIGVIPESEAVLHASNQGLPAVHLDGTDVAEAYKDVVSRFLGEQKSLRFTDYQKPGLLQRLFGTK
- the minE gene encoding cell division topological specificity factor MinE — encoded protein: MSILSFLLGEKKKSASVAKERLQLIIAHERAGGHAPADYLPALQRELVAVISKYVKISNDDIRVSLERQDDLEVLEVKIEIPQAGSA